The sequence below is a genomic window from Thalassomonas haliotis.
ATATAACTTGTCTTTGCTTAACGGGTTGATGGCGCGTATGGTATTGTCAAAACCGGCCAAATCGCCGATAAAGTCCACCTCACTTACCGTATATTGCTCACCTTCGGTAACGTTGAGGGCAATATAGACAGACTCTTTATCCGGCGTCATCGATACCTGGGTAGAGTCCATTTTAAAACGCAGATAACCGCGGTCTAAATAATAACTGCTGATGGTTTCCATGTCCCCTTGCAGGGTCTGCTTCTGATACCTGTCCTGGGCCATAAAATCCCACCAGGGAGAATCAAATTTCAGCTCAATGCGCTCAAGCAACTCTTCATCGCTGAACACTTCATTGCCGACAATATTGATTTGCTGGATAGCCGCCGCATCACCTTCGCTGAAGATAAACTTCAAGTTAACCCGGTTGCGGGGCAAATGGGTAATTTCGGCTTTAACATCGGCGTTGTATTTACCGACGCTGTGGTAAAAGTCTTCCAGGCCCTGCTCGATACCGGAAATCACGGTTTTATCCAGGGTTTCGCCCACCCGGATATCGCTGCCGTCCAGACTCTCAATCAATTGTTCGTCTTTTAAGTCGCTATTGCCATCGAAAATAATATCACTGATGGTCGCGCGCTCCTGCACCCGGTAAATGACCCGGTCGCCGTCACGGGAGACGCTGATATCACTAAAATGTCCCGAGCGGTAAAGGGCTTTAATGGACTGGGAAATACGGAACTCATTAAGGGTATCGCCGATATTGAAAGGAATATGGGTTAAAGCCGCGCCAAGGGCAACCCGCTGCAATCCCTTAACCTGAATATCTTCAACCTGAAAGTCTTCGGATGCTTGTACATTTGTTCCTAACGCGCCTAATAAAACGGCCAGGGCAATTTTTTTAATTATCATAGAATGTTAACTTAATTTACTTCTTTTAGTTAAAGCCGCGATAGATCGTTAAATAACGCTATACTCATCAATCCCAGTAACGCTATGGCCCCAAATTTAAAACCCGCTTGCTGTACTTTTTCCGGAACCGGCTTGCCGGTTAAAAGCTCTATAAGATAATAGAGTAAGTGTCCGCCATCAAGTACCGGTAAAGGCAAAAGGTTAATAATGCCTAAATTAATGCTGATCAAGGCCAAAAAGCCTAAAAAGTAGACAACACCGTAACCGGCACTGTTACCTGCTCCCTGGGCAATAGCAATCGGGCCACTTAAGTTTTTCACCGAAACATCGCCGGTAAATAACTTGCCTATCATATCAAAACTCAGTACCACCAGATCCCAGGTCCTGCTGACGCTCTCACCAAGAGCATCTATCGGACCATAGCGAATATGAATCTTATATTGCTCAGGCCAGGGTGCTGACTTGGGTGAGACACCTAAATAACCGATTGGTTCCCCGCCGCGCTTACGCGCCCCCAGTAAAACATCGATTTGCTGCTCCCTGCCCTGACGGTTAATGGTCAGTTGCACTTGCTGGTTGGGATATAAGGCGATTTTTTTAGAAAAATCATACCAGTTATTATTCACGCTTTCGCCATTGATGGCGATAAGCATATCGCCGACCGCTAACCCGGCTTTTGCCGCCGGGCTGTCCTGGGCTACCACGGTCAGCTCGGTAGAAACATGCGGCCGATATGGTGTAATACCAAGGCTTGCCAGGGCGGAGGTTTTCTCCGGCGCAAACTGCCAGTCTTGGGTTGCCAGCACATAAGTATCGGCTTTGACCCTGTCGCTTGCTTTGCTTTTGATCTCAATCGAGTCACTGCCGATTTCCGCCACCAGGGATAAATTGACATCCTGCCAGTCCAGGGTTTCCCGCCCGGCAACGGCCACGATTTGCGAGTTAACCGGCAGATTTGCTTTTGCCGCGATAGACGCCTGTTCAATGTCACCGATAACGGGTTTAACGCTGGGCACACCGATTAAAAACATCAGGTAAAAGGCAAAAATAGCAAAAGCAAAGTTGGCAAAAGGCCCGGCGGCAATAATGGCAATGCGCTGGTAAACGGATTTGTTGTTAAAGGCTTTATCTTTATCCTCTTGTGGCACATGGTCAACCCGCTCATCGAGCATTTTGACATAACCCCCCAGGGGGATTAAGGCAACGACAAACTCGGTGCCGTGTTTGTCTGTGGTTTGCCACAGGGTTTTACCAAAGCCAACGGAAAAGCGCTCAACTTTTACGCCGTTTTTACGGGCTACCCAAAAATGGCCATATTCATGTATGGTCACCAGGATCCCCAGGGCTACGATAAAAGAGCCTAAATTCCAGATAAAATCAGTCATGTCAGATATTTTTCCCTTCGGTAGGGGGTTTTATCGCCGTTAAGAGGCTAGTAGCATATTCTCTTACCCGGCGATCTAAAGCAATAACATCATTAATATTGACTATTTCTTCTGAGACAAACTTACTCACAGAAGTTTCATTAATTGTGAAAATTTCGGTAAATTTCAGCTCACCGTTTAAAAATGCCTCCACCGCCACTTCATTGGCGGCATTTAAGGCGGTACAGGCGCCCTGCCCCCAGCGGCAGGCATCGATGGCCAGCTTGAGGTTGGGGTATTTAACAAAGTCCACCGACTGGAACTCAAAAGCGGCCGCTGAAAAAAAGTCCAGATCAGCAACACCCGCTTCGATACGCTCAGGATAAGCCAGTGCATGGGCGATAGGGGTGCGCATATCCGGGTTGCCCATCTGGGCCAGTACCGAACCGTCTTTATACTGCACCATAGAATGTATGGTGCTTTGCGGATGCAAGACCACCTGGATATCGTCCGGGGTAACATTAAACAGCCATCTGGCTTCAATAAACTCCAGGCCTTTATTCATCATGGTAGCCGAGTCAACCGAGATTTTACGGCCCATGTCCCAATTGGGATGGGCGCAGGCCTGATCCGGGGTCACACCGGCCAATAAATCCTTATCTAAAGTGCGAAAAGGTCCGCCTGAGCCGGTTAACAATATTTTCCGGATACCGCTGTCTGCCAGCTGACAGCTACCGGGGGCTTGCTGCACATTTTCTGGCAAACACTGGAAAATGGCATTATGCTCACTGTCTATCGGTAATAATTGTGCGCCTGAGGCTTTGACCGCATCCATAAAGATAGCGCCGGAAGTCACCAGGGCTTCCTTATTGGCCAGCAATACCCGCTTACCCGCTTTGACCGCCGCTAAAGTTGGCATTAAACCCGAAGCGCCGACAATTGCCGCCATCACGGTATCTGTGCCAGTTGCCCCGGCGATATCAACTAACGCCTGTTGACCCGACAGCACCTGAATATCATCCAGCCCAACCGAGGATAACTTTTGGGCAAGCAATGTAGCCGCGCCCTCGCAAACCATAACCGCCTGTTTGGGCCTAAATTCCCGGCATTGCTCAAACATCTTATCGACACTGGCATTGGCGGATAATGAAAATACAGCAAATTTATCGCTGTGACGGCGCACCACATCCAGGGTACTTATGCCGATGGAGCCGGTTGAACCCAGGATACATAATTGACGTTTCAACACCCGATCACCACCCTATCAAAGCGTAACAAAGGGCAAAGATCGGCGCCGTTGCCGTTAAGCTGTCGATACGATCTAAAATACCGCCATGGCCCGGCAAAATAGTGCCGCTGTCTTTGATACCCGCCTGGCGCTTAAACATACTTTCGTTTAAGTCTCCCAGCACGGAAATGGTGGTGATAATCGCCGTCACCAGCAAGATAATAGCAAACTGCTTGGCATTCCAGTCCATGATATAACCGGCGCTTGACACTAAAATACAGGCGAACGCCACGCCGCCGAAAAAGCCTTCCAGGGTTTTACCCGGGCTGACATTGGGCAGTAATTTATGTTTTCCCACCGCCTTGCCGACAAAATAGGCGCCGATATCGGCGCTCCATACCATCAAAAACAACACCATCAGCAGTTGCGCGCCATGGTAATGATCTAGCTGATATTCACTGGAGCGGATCACCATAAAGGCAAGCCAGGTAGGCACTAAGGTCAGCCAACCGAAAATGCCGCGTACCGAACGGTGGCTGGACCAGA
It includes:
- the rseP gene encoding sigma E protease regulator RseP; this encodes MTDFIWNLGSFIVALGILVTIHEYGHFWVARKNGVKVERFSVGFGKTLWQTTDKHGTEFVVALIPLGGYVKMLDERVDHVPQEDKDKAFNNKSVYQRIAIIAAGPFANFAFAIFAFYLMFLIGVPSVKPVIGDIEQASIAAKANLPVNSQIVAVAGRETLDWQDVNLSLVAEIGSDSIEIKSKASDRVKADTYVLATQDWQFAPEKTSALASLGITPYRPHVSTELTVVAQDSPAAKAGLAVGDMLIAINGESVNNNWYDFSKKIALYPNQQVQLTINRQGREQQIDVLLGARKRGGEPIGYLGVSPKSAPWPEQYKIHIRYGPIDALGESVSRTWDLVVLSFDMIGKLFTGDVSVKNLSGPIAIAQGAGNSAGYGVVYFLGFLALISINLGIINLLPLPVLDGGHLLYYLIELLTGKPVPEKVQQAGFKFGAIALLGLMSIALFNDLSRL
- the ispC gene encoding 1-deoxy-D-xylulose-5-phosphate reductoisomerase, which encodes MLKRQLCILGSTGSIGISTLDVVRRHSDKFAVFSLSANASVDKMFEQCREFRPKQAVMVCEGAATLLAQKLSSVGLDDIQVLSGQQALVDIAGATGTDTVMAAIVGASGLMPTLAAVKAGKRVLLANKEALVTSGAIFMDAVKASGAQLLPIDSEHNAIFQCLPENVQQAPGSCQLADSGIRKILLTGSGGPFRTLDKDLLAGVTPDQACAHPNWDMGRKISVDSATMMNKGLEFIEARWLFNVTPDDIQVVLHPQSTIHSMVQYKDGSVLAQMGNPDMRTPIAHALAYPERIEAGVADLDFFSAAAFEFQSVDFVKYPNLKLAIDACRWGQGACTALNAANEVAVEAFLNGELKFTEIFTINETSVSKFVSEEIVNINDVIALDRRVREYATSLLTAIKPPTEGKNI
- a CDS encoding phosphatidate cytidylyltransferase yields the protein MLKQRVLTALVLAPSAIAAIFYLPLNLFAGLLLLIMSIGAWEWGPLMGFDQKVRRLLFVLTNVLLISAIWHFLPPQQLWLDKDTLQEPVQLLLWLAVAWWALSAILTFLYPKYSGFWSSHRSVRGIFGWLTLVPTWLAFMVIRSSEYQLDHYHGAQLLMVLFLMVWSADIGAYFVGKAVGKHKLLPNVSPGKTLEGFFGGVAFACILVSSAGYIMDWNAKQFAIILLVTAIITTISVLGDLNESMFKRQAGIKDSGTILPGHGGILDRIDSLTATAPIFALCYALIGW